A window of Cohnella herbarum contains these coding sequences:
- a CDS encoding FecCD family ABC transporter permease — protein sequence MKRSAKLSLRIAIYMIALLALLASMFLAISYGAKELSMFVVWAAVFQYDETLTTHQVIHELRLPRVIGAAVVGAAFAVAGALMQGVTRNPLADTGILGVNAGATCVVALCFAFVPSMPYLGLIGCSFVGAALSTLFIFALGSKVPGGLTPLRLIIAGSVIAAMLGAISTGIAIYYDLSQDLAFWFSGGVAGIKWLHLKFLVPIIVATLLLTMVLSRTISLLSLGEEVAVNLGGRIKLARILAVTAGVILAGVSVSAAGSISFVGLVIPHISRKLVGVDYRAIIPLSAILGAVLLVLADLAARMVNPPREFALSAMVALIGVPFFLYLARKEKRNL from the coding sequence ATGAAGCGGAGCGCCAAGCTGTCTTTGCGAATAGCTATCTATATGATAGCGCTGCTGGCCTTACTTGCTTCTATGTTCCTAGCGATATCCTACGGTGCGAAGGAGCTGTCGATGTTCGTTGTATGGGCAGCCGTATTTCAGTATGACGAGACGTTGACTACCCATCAAGTGATTCATGAATTACGCCTTCCGAGGGTGATCGGCGCGGCCGTAGTGGGGGCTGCATTCGCAGTTGCCGGTGCTCTCATGCAAGGAGTAACTCGTAATCCTCTGGCGGATACAGGGATTCTCGGCGTGAATGCGGGGGCTACCTGCGTTGTCGCGTTATGTTTTGCTTTTGTTCCGAGCATGCCATATCTAGGATTAATCGGATGCTCATTCGTTGGAGCCGCGCTCAGCACACTCTTCATATTTGCATTAGGTTCTAAAGTACCCGGTGGCTTAACGCCTTTGCGGCTTATTATCGCGGGCTCCGTAATCGCGGCTATGCTCGGTGCAATAAGCACGGGCATCGCCATCTACTATGATCTTAGCCAGGATTTAGCGTTCTGGTTTTCCGGCGGAGTAGCGGGAATCAAGTGGCTGCATTTGAAGTTTCTTGTGCCGATTATCGTGGCGACGTTGCTATTAACGATGGTGCTCAGCAGGACTATCTCGTTGCTCTCGCTTGGAGAAGAGGTCGCGGTGAACTTAGGGGGACGAATCAAGCTGGCGAGAATATTGGCCGTTACAGCCGGAGTTATTCTGGCTGGCGTATCGGTATCGGCTGCGGGCTCGATTTCATTCGTCGGGCTCGTCATCCCTCATATTTCTCGCAAGCTAGTCGGCGTGGACTATCGAGCCATCATTCCATTGTCCGCGATATTAGGCGCCGTTTTACTCGTGTTAGCCGATCTGGCGGCAAGGATGGTCAATCCTCCTAGAGAGTTTGCTCTGAGTGCTATGGTGGCGCTTATCGGCGTTCCGTTCTTTCTCTATTTGGCACGGAAAGAGAAGAGGAATCTGTAA
- a CDS encoding helix-turn-helix domain-containing protein: MDSKQLLDISNTLIEIGEVSYSFEADGWRLESQTMTKLTFLYFEKIQGTFVLNGIPIQLNRKSSFMLEPGMTVEARSVSGHETKLYMITFDMYRLSEKSASRRVFDQVDSFPITGSIQQDQYRIQRLVLMIAEEFNEENNGLISDQSGKNRACLHMYELLELLLGSTPAVLPGGEKRAILMTIPYMHRAYDSDLTLERLAELAGMHPSYYSQMFKQEMNRSPITFLTEIRMNRAKEELLMTGRKMSEVAKRVGYQDSFYFSRRFKEYTGCAPTLYREQPKPNVISLSYAYTDHLLTLGITPVAAQTYKEIPKTTRMLALPFHGSEVWQVSRQTFLEAKADLVIGKDNVSATARELIGDLAPIITIPWGTLTVFEHLREVARIVQRTEEAKEWIARHERTTEAARRRVQAAIGQATVTLCVIGHYGMRIYGNRNIGHVFYQSLGLLPPNRLLQDMEEHTGAKLFNWKAIEIEQLTEYDSDYLFVAVRSDGNEQQYLHRLQTSEAYVRHSAVRRNRVHFLDWEKWIVYAPMSIESQLDEAVDYYTDVH; encoded by the coding sequence ATGGATAGTAAGCAACTGCTGGACATATCGAATACGCTGATCGAGATCGGGGAAGTCTCGTATTCGTTCGAAGCCGACGGTTGGCGGTTGGAGTCTCAGACGATGACGAAGCTGACCTTTCTCTATTTTGAGAAAATACAAGGAACTTTCGTATTGAACGGAATCCCAATCCAATTGAACCGCAAGAGCTCGTTTATGCTCGAACCCGGCATGACCGTAGAGGCTAGAAGCGTAAGCGGCCATGAAACGAAACTTTATATGATTACCTTTGATATGTACCGGTTATCGGAAAAATCGGCATCGAGAAGAGTGTTCGATCAGGTCGATTCTTTTCCGATTACGGGCAGTATCCAGCAGGATCAGTACAGGATTCAAAGGCTAGTGCTAATGATTGCGGAGGAATTCAATGAAGAAAATAACGGCTTAATCTCAGATCAATCGGGAAAAAATCGCGCTTGTTTGCATATGTACGAATTGCTGGAACTGCTACTGGGGAGTACGCCGGCCGTGTTGCCTGGCGGGGAGAAGCGAGCGATTCTCATGACGATTCCCTATATGCACCGGGCTTATGATTCCGACTTGACGCTGGAGAGATTGGCGGAGCTGGCCGGGATGCATCCGTCTTATTATTCTCAGATGTTCAAGCAAGAGATGAACAGGTCCCCGATTACGTTTCTTACCGAGATTCGGATGAACCGTGCCAAGGAAGAGCTGCTGATGACCGGTCGGAAAATGAGCGAAGTGGCAAAGCGGGTCGGTTATCAGGATTCGTTCTATTTCAGCCGCCGCTTCAAGGAGTATACGGGCTGCGCGCCAACGCTATACAGGGAGCAACCGAAGCCGAACGTGATTTCCTTATCGTATGCGTATACGGACCACTTGCTGACGCTCGGCATTACTCCCGTCGCCGCGCAAACGTACAAGGAAATCCCGAAGACGACTCGAATGCTCGCGCTGCCCTTTCACGGATCGGAAGTATGGCAGGTCAGCCGCCAAACCTTCCTCGAAGCTAAGGCTGATCTCGTGATCGGCAAAGACAACGTGTCTGCGACGGCTCGTGAGCTCATCGGCGATCTAGCCCCGATTATCACGATTCCATGGGGGACGCTGACTGTATTCGAGCATCTTCGAGAGGTCGCGCGAATCGTTCAGCGGACCGAGGAAGCCAAGGAATGGATAGCGCGGCATGAGCGTACAACGGAAGCTGCGCGTCGGCGAGTGCAAGCCGCCATCGGACAAGCTACCGTGACTCTATGCGTGATCGGCCATTATGGAATGCGCATTTACGGTAATCGGAACATTGGCCATGTTTTCTATCAATCTCTCGGCTTACTGCCGCCTAACCGGCTTCTGCAAGATATGGAGGAGCATACGGGTGCTAAATTATTCAATTGGAAAGCAATCGAGATCGAGCAGCTTACCGAATACGATTCGGATTATTTGTTCGTCGCCGTTCGTTCGGACGGGAATGAGCAACAATATTTGCACCGCCTTCAGACGAGCGAGGCGTATGTTCGGCATTCAGCCGTTCGCCGAAATCGCGTTCATTTCTTGGATTGGGAGAAGTGGATCGTATATGCTCCGATGTCCATCGAGAGCCAACTGGATGAAGCGGTTGACTACTACACGGATGTGCATTAA
- a CDS encoding ABC transporter substrate-binding protein encodes MLKKTNALMLLGLAMILLLGACGQSNNNESSATASPTAGTSPAAEQSADPASPEAQAAPKIASLSIHITNNLLALDVTAAGGVMGGKAKDFLSHVAGRLKDTVKLGVAKEVDMEALLQLEPDVIYADKEFAGQDTSKLEAIAPVKMFDLDQGTWRDHLKLLAAELGREQQAEKFIADYEDQLKRVKGLIQTKFGDNPKAMAIRVTAKELRVFGTPRPMGPILFEDLGFQPASGVEKITDAPYEVISQEVLPDFNADAIFVVVNVEDDAKKIYEEMQNSPIWKGLKAVQNGHVYVIGEQPWLDYSSIGNKMALDEAEDFFGK; translated from the coding sequence ATGCTTAAGAAAACGAACGCTTTGATGCTGTTAGGTCTGGCGATGATCCTATTGCTCGGCGCATGCGGCCAGAGCAACAATAACGAATCGAGCGCAACGGCTTCCCCGACTGCGGGGACGAGCCCGGCAGCGGAGCAAAGCGCGGACCCGGCTTCTCCCGAGGCGCAGGCAGCGCCGAAAATCGCTTCCTTGTCGATTCATATTACGAACAATTTGCTTGCGCTTGACGTTACGGCCGCGGGCGGCGTGATGGGCGGCAAAGCGAAGGATTTCCTTTCTCATGTAGCCGGTCGCTTGAAAGATACAGTGAAGCTCGGCGTTGCAAAGGAAGTGGACATGGAGGCATTGCTGCAGCTTGAACCGGACGTGATCTATGCCGATAAGGAGTTCGCGGGTCAAGATACGTCTAAACTAGAAGCGATTGCCCCGGTTAAGATGTTCGATCTCGATCAAGGAACATGGAGAGATCATCTGAAGCTCCTAGCCGCGGAGTTGGGTCGGGAGCAGCAAGCGGAAAAGTTCATTGCCGATTATGAAGATCAACTTAAGCGCGTTAAAGGTTTGATTCAAACGAAGTTCGGCGACAACCCGAAAGCGATGGCTATTCGCGTCACGGCGAAGGAACTGCGGGTATTCGGAACGCCTCGTCCAATGGGGCCGATTTTGTTCGAAGATTTGGGCTTCCAGCCTGCGAGCGGCGTAGAGAAGATTACGGATGCGCCTTACGAGGTCATCTCCCAGGAAGTGTTGCCCGACTTTAACGCGGATGCGATCTTCGTCGTCGTTAACGTAGAGGACGATGCGAAGAAGATTTATGAAGAAATGCAGAACAGTCCGATCTGGAAAGGCTTGAAGGCGGTTCAGAACGGGCATGTGTACGTGATCGGCGAGCAGCCTTGGTTGGACTATTCCTCGATCGGCAACAAGATGGCGCTGGATGAAGCGGAAGACTTCTTCGGCAAATAA
- a CDS encoding FecCD family ABC transporter permease: MGLKDLQPGNNRARGAMFVGVVLMVICLGVLIFSLNTGTIKLSPMQVLQTLFGFGTAKEETVLFDYRMPRILITMLAGIGLGVSGAILQGVFRNPLADPGVVGLNAGSAVGLIVFVSFFQSMEQMSALLIPLFTFCGAMLTALLIGVLAYERGQNLQPTRVILVGIAVAAGFSALTLYLSLRLDSETYTFAARWLVGNIWGRDWIHVFALLPWIIGFGTYALLQARTLNALGLGDGTIVSIGVSLNRKRIGLLVAAVSLSSASVAMAGGIGFIGFVAPHLARRLVGSSHRHVIPISGMIGVVILVLADTAGRSLFLPSLIPAGVLVAGIGAPYFLYLLLRSSK, translated from the coding sequence ATGGGCTTGAAAGATTTACAACCCGGTAACAACCGGGCTCGCGGAGCGATGTTCGTCGGCGTTGTCTTGATGGTTATCTGTCTAGGGGTTCTGATATTCAGTCTGAATACAGGAACGATTAAGCTGTCGCCTATGCAGGTGCTGCAAACATTGTTTGGATTCGGCACGGCGAAAGAGGAAACGGTATTGTTCGATTATCGAATGCCCCGCATACTGATTACGATGCTGGCGGGGATCGGACTCGGCGTTTCCGGCGCCATTTTGCAGGGAGTATTCCGCAATCCGCTCGCCGATCCGGGAGTCGTTGGGCTTAATGCAGGCTCGGCGGTCGGGCTTATCGTATTTGTCAGCTTCTTTCAATCGATGGAGCAGATGTCCGCGCTTTTGATCCCGCTATTCACTTTCTGCGGCGCGATGCTTACGGCACTGCTTATCGGCGTACTGGCTTATGAGCGCGGTCAGAATTTGCAGCCCACCCGCGTGATTCTCGTAGGTATCGCGGTAGCGGCGGGATTCAGCGCCCTGACCTTGTATCTCTCGCTCCGGCTCGATTCGGAAACCTATACCTTCGCGGCAAGATGGCTTGTCGGCAACATATGGGGGAGAGATTGGATCCATGTGTTCGCGTTGCTTCCTTGGATTATCGGCTTCGGTACGTATGCCTTGCTGCAAGCGAGAACGTTGAACGCGCTCGGGTTAGGAGACGGAACGATCGTAAGCATAGGCGTGTCGCTTAATCGTAAACGAATCGGGCTGCTCGTTGCGGCGGTTTCCCTCTCAAGCGCAAGCGTAGCGATGGCCGGGGGAATCGGGTTTATCGGATTTGTTGCTCCCCATCTCGCGCGGAGGCTTGTAGGTTCGTCGCATCGGCATGTGATTCCGATCTCCGGAATGATTGGCGTTGTTATTCTTGTGCTGGCCGATACGGCGGGACGCTCCTTATTTCTGCCTAGCCTGATTCCTGCCGGAGTTCTGGTTGCGGGTATCGGAGCCCCGTATTTTCTCTATTTGTTACTAAGATCATCTAAATAA